In Solanum pennellii chromosome 3, SPENNV200, a single window of DNA contains:
- the LOC107015440 gene encoding U-box domain-containing protein 38-like, translating into MYSPFRKANGDTGRHGRSKSVWNIFVYRSSSKFDKRDPPKELICPIYGCLMFDPVVVSTGQSFERTSVQVCKDLGFIPQLPNGLNPDFTNVIPNLALRTTILTWCEKSGAEKPQQPDYYAVESVVRASMASMASTSSSSISREDSTIRREDSSIRVSERDLFKGGTENSPMLLSHDASEMKSRDSHFYSSSSSEESVIANNSPLLPFKTRLSSYSSSSSQSTSSEIVSGEVPSSASTSSEDDYYVVQFKKSDVYEQEQAVISLRKSTRTDEEARVSLCTPRILSALKPLLLSRYAGVQPNAVAALVNLSLADINKVKIVRAGMTSMLIDLLKSGSEETKEHAAGAIFSLALEDDNKTAIGVLGALQPLLHALRSGTERTRHDSALALYHLTLVQSNRVKLIKLGAANTLLGLLKASDMAGKVMLVICNLAVSEEGKSALLDANAVDVLLGILRNSNKLDEWTRENCVGALYSLSQGSLRFKSMAKEAKAGEVLQVVMERGSERAREKAKKMLIAMQTRVKEEYEDEEDEVNWEGILEG; encoded by the coding sequence ATGTATTCCCCTTTCAGAAAAGCTAATGGGGATACAGGTAGACATGGCAGAAGCAAATCCGTCTGGAATATCTTTGTTTACAGGTCATCTTCTAAATTTGATAAAAGGGATCCTCCAAAAGAACTAATCTGCCCCATTTATGGATGTTTGATGTTTGATCCAGTTGTGGTGTCTACTGGCCAGAGTTTTGAGCGGACTTCTGTTCAAGTTTGTAAGGATTTGGGGTTTATACCCCAACTTCCAAACGGTTTAAACCCGGATTTCACTAACGTGATACCGAATTTAGCTTTGAGGACGACAATTCTTACCTGGTGTGAAAAGTCAGGGGCGGAGAAGCCGCAGCAGCCGGATTATTACGCTGTTGAGTCTGTTGTTCGGGCTTCGATGGCTTCGATGGCTTcgacttcttcttcttcgatcTCTAGAGAAGATTCTACAATACGGAGAGAAGATTCTAGTATACGGGTGTCAGAGAGGGATTTGTTCAAGGGGGGAACGGAGAATTCACCTATGCTTCTCTCTCACGACGCATCGGAAATGAAATCGAGGGATAGTCATTTCTACTCTTCTTCGAGCTCTGAAGAATCTGTTATCGCTAACAACTCGCCGCTACTCCCATTTAAGACTCGTCTCTCCAGCTACTCTTCTTCGTCGTCGCAATCGACTTCGTCGGAGATAGTCTCCGGTGAAGTCCCGTCGTCTGCTTCCACGTCATCGGAAGATGATTATTACGTTGTTCAATTTAAGAAATCGGACGTTTATGAACAGGAACAAGCTGTAATTTCACTGAGAAAAAGTACCAGAACGGATGAGGAAGCTAGGGTTTCACTGTGCACGCCGCGGATTTTATCGGCTCTCAAGCCGTTACTGCTCTCGAGATACGCCGGAGTTCAGCCAAACGCCGTGGCGGCATTGGTCAACCTCTCGTTGGCAGATATCAACAAAGTGAAAATTGTTCGAGCCGGAATGACCTCTATGCTAATTGATCTTCTCAAAAGCGGCTCCGAGGAGACCAAAGAGCACGCAGCCGGTGCTATATTCAGCTTAGCTCTGGAAGATGACAACAAGACAGCAATTGGAGTGTTGGGCGCATTGCAGCCGCTTTTACATGCTCTGAGGTCGGGGACGGAGCGGACTCGTCACGACTCCGCATTAGCCCTTTATCATTTGACCTTAGTGCAGAGTAACCGAGTTAAGCTCATCAAACTCGGAGCTGCAAATACACTCCTGGGATTGCTGAAAGCCAGCGATATGGCGGGTAAAGTAATGCTGGTGATATGCAATTTAGCAGTGAGTGAAGAGGGTAAATCAGCATTACTGGACGCCAATGCAGTGGATGTACTGTTGGGGATACTGAGAAATTCGAATAAATTGGATGAGTGGACTCGGGAGAATTGCGTGGGGGCTTTGTACTCACTGAGTCAGGGGAGTTTAAGGTTCAAGAGTATGGCGAAAGAGGCGAAGGCGGGTGAAGTATTGCAAGTGGTGATGGAGCGAGGAAGCGAACGGGCGAGGGAGAAGGCAAAGAAGATGTTGATCGCTATGCAAACAAGGGTTAAGGAGGAGTATgaggatgaagaagatgaagtaaACTGGGAAGGAATACTGGAAGGATGA
- the LOC107012202 gene encoding uncharacterized protein LOC107012202 isoform X1 produces the protein MTKLTKTRKTPKRKKTDGRCSPFPCPPSKSSRKANVTAGSSNDSEPFPDYSQPTPEECRAVRDDLLALHGFPKEFIKYRKQRSLDHIEYEEDDISGAEPCKESVLDGLINTILSQNTTEANSQKAFASLISSFPTWECVLAADAKLVEDTIRCGGLAPTKTSCIKGILSSLLQKKGNLCLEYLRELSIEEIKRELSCFRGIGPKTVACVLMFQLQRDDFPVDTHIFQIAKTLHWVPAAADVKKTYIHLNRRIPDELKFDLNCLIYTHAFQTIWHARMDEALYQKSTYLNLLSTGLNGTDNVCCKTTTSDKKLRIFGFEVSPCSNDIICSKSESDESISSSETFADGRLVEKTSISMSSSSIVLPNPNENLRNLSSSVVSKFKYECHFCLKKFANSRALGGHQNAHRKERLKKKRMDLEAKRASSMLHFFSLIRNAGVIYPYYSLSHQNLFVSGSSTINFSSVYHCQNGTHPLYVAVDAHPQGELQLQNNCSTLLQGGESRKRDLLS, from the exons ATGACCAAACTGACAAAGACGCGAAAAACCCCAAAGAGGAAAAAAACCGACGGCCGTTGTTCTCCTTTTCCATGTCCACCATCCAAATCGTCGAGAAAGGCAAATGTCACCGCTGGTTCCTCCAATGACTCTGAGCCATTCCCCGATTATTCTCAACCCACGCCGGAGGAATGCCGAGCCGTACGGGATGATCTTTTGGCTCTCCATGGTTTCCCCAAAGAATTCATTAAGTACCGCAAGCAAAGATCACTCGATCACATTGAATACGAAGAAGATGATATTAGTGGTGCTGAGCCTTGTAAAGAGAGTGTACTGGACGGTCTGATAAACACAATTTTGTCCCAGAACACCACCGAAGCTAACTCTCAGAAGGCTTTTGCTTCCCTCATATCCTCTTTCCCAACCTGGGAATGt GTTCTAGCTGCTGATGCAAAACTTGTTGAAGATACCATAAGATGTGGAGGTTTAGCACCCACCAAAACTTCTTGTATCAAGGGAATATTAAGTTCATTGTTACAGAAAAAAGGAAACCTGTGCTTGGAGTATTTGAGAGAGCTATCTATAGAGGAAATCAAAAGGGAGCTCTCTTGTTTCAGAGGAATTGGTCCCAAAACG GTGGCATGTGTCTTGATGTTCCAACTTCAGCGAGATGATTTTCCGGTGGATACACAC ATTTTTCAGATTGCAAAGACTCTTCATTGGGTACCTGCTGCAGCTGATGTGAAAAAGACATATATTCATCTGAATCGACGAATTCCAGATGAACTAAAGTTTGACCTAAATTGTCTCATATATACCCATG CATTTCAAACCATTTGGCATGCCAGGATGGATGAGGCACTGTACCAAAAATCTACCTACTTAAATCTCCTTTCAACTGGACTAAATGGAACAGATAATGTCTGTTGCAAAACTACTACTTCAGATAAAAAGCTTAGAATTTTTGGCTTTGAGGTAAGTCCTTGTTCAAATGATATCATTTGTTCAAAATCTGAAAGTGATGAGAGTATTAGCTCCTCTGAAACATTTGCAGATGGAAGACTAGTGGAAAAAACATCCATCTCTATGAGTTCCTCTAGCATAGTCCTTCCGAACCCAAATGAAAACCTCAGAAACTTGAGCTCCTCAGTTGTCAGTAAGTTTAAATACGAGTGCCACTTCTGTTTAAAGAAGTTTGCAAACTCACGGGCACTGGGAGGTCATCAGAATGCCCATCGAAAAGAGAGgctgaagaagaaaagaatggaTCTTGAAGCAAAGAGAGCTAGCTCCATGCTccattttttctctttaatcaGAAACGCTGGAGTTATCTACCCTTACTATTCTCTAAGTCATCAAAACCTCTTTGTTTCTGGAAGTTCAACCATCAATTTCAGCTCCGTATATCACTGTCAGAATGGTACACATCCCCTATATGTTGCTGTTGATGCTCATCCCCAAGGTGAACTACAATTGCAGAATAACTGTTCTACCTTGTTGCAGGGTGGTGAGTCCAGAAAAAGAGACCTGTTGTCATGA
- the LOC107012202 gene encoding putative DNA glycosylase At3g47830 isoform X2 — translation MTKLTKTRKTPKRKKTDGRCSPFPCPPSKSSRKANVTAGSSNDSEPFPDYSQPTPEECRAVRDDLLALHGFPKEFIKYRKQRSLDHIEYEEDDISGAEPCKESVLDGLINTILSQNTTEANSQKAFASLISSFPTWECVLAADAKLVEDTIRCGGLAPTKTSCIKGILSSLLQKKGNLCLEYLRELSIEEIKRELSCFRGIGPKTVACVLMFQLQRDDFPVDTHIFQIAKTLHWVPAAADVKKTYIHLNRRIPDELKFDLNCLIYTHAFQTIWHARMDEALYQKSTYLNLLSTGLNGTDNVCCKTTTSDKKLRIFGFEVSPCSNDIICSKSESDESISSSETFADGRLVEKTSISMSSSSIVLPNPNENLRNLSSSVVSKFKYECHFCLKKFANSRALGGHQNAHRKERLKKKRMDLEAKRASSMLHFFSLIRNAGVIYPYYSLSHQNLFVSGSSTINFSSVYHCQNGW, via the exons ATGACCAAACTGACAAAGACGCGAAAAACCCCAAAGAGGAAAAAAACCGACGGCCGTTGTTCTCCTTTTCCATGTCCACCATCCAAATCGTCGAGAAAGGCAAATGTCACCGCTGGTTCCTCCAATGACTCTGAGCCATTCCCCGATTATTCTCAACCCACGCCGGAGGAATGCCGAGCCGTACGGGATGATCTTTTGGCTCTCCATGGTTTCCCCAAAGAATTCATTAAGTACCGCAAGCAAAGATCACTCGATCACATTGAATACGAAGAAGATGATATTAGTGGTGCTGAGCCTTGTAAAGAGAGTGTACTGGACGGTCTGATAAACACAATTTTGTCCCAGAACACCACCGAAGCTAACTCTCAGAAGGCTTTTGCTTCCCTCATATCCTCTTTCCCAACCTGGGAATGt GTTCTAGCTGCTGATGCAAAACTTGTTGAAGATACCATAAGATGTGGAGGTTTAGCACCCACCAAAACTTCTTGTATCAAGGGAATATTAAGTTCATTGTTACAGAAAAAAGGAAACCTGTGCTTGGAGTATTTGAGAGAGCTATCTATAGAGGAAATCAAAAGGGAGCTCTCTTGTTTCAGAGGAATTGGTCCCAAAACG GTGGCATGTGTCTTGATGTTCCAACTTCAGCGAGATGATTTTCCGGTGGATACACAC ATTTTTCAGATTGCAAAGACTCTTCATTGGGTACCTGCTGCAGCTGATGTGAAAAAGACATATATTCATCTGAATCGACGAATTCCAGATGAACTAAAGTTTGACCTAAATTGTCTCATATATACCCATG CATTTCAAACCATTTGGCATGCCAGGATGGATGAGGCACTGTACCAAAAATCTACCTACTTAAATCTCCTTTCAACTGGACTAAATGGAACAGATAATGTCTGTTGCAAAACTACTACTTCAGATAAAAAGCTTAGAATTTTTGGCTTTGAGGTAAGTCCTTGTTCAAATGATATCATTTGTTCAAAATCTGAAAGTGATGAGAGTATTAGCTCCTCTGAAACATTTGCAGATGGAAGACTAGTGGAAAAAACATCCATCTCTATGAGTTCCTCTAGCATAGTCCTTCCGAACCCAAATGAAAACCTCAGAAACTTGAGCTCCTCAGTTGTCAGTAAGTTTAAATACGAGTGCCACTTCTGTTTAAAGAAGTTTGCAAACTCACGGGCACTGGGAGGTCATCAGAATGCCCATCGAAAAGAGAGgctgaagaagaaaagaatggaTCTTGAAGCAAAGAGAGCTAGCTCCATGCTccattttttctctttaatcaGAAACGCTGGAGTTATCTACCCTTACTATTCTCTAAGTCATCAAAACCTCTTTGTTTCTGGAAGTTCAACCATCAATTTCAGCTCCGTATATCACTGTCAGAATG GGTGGTGA